A segment of the Candida albicans SC5314 chromosome 2, complete sequence genome:
TGGATATTGACGATATTTAGAAGCAAATGGTTTTGTCAGGAGagaagagagagagagaaaaagtTGCATATAACTTTTATTGTACATTACTTTTACATGTAGGTATATATAGATAGAGGAAGACAATAAATGTTTTCTGTATCAATGTCTATAATTCCTTGTATCTTCATCACCGCTGTCTATTTCAAAACTATCAAATCTTCTCAATCCAACACTTTCTTCGTTGTCATATTCCGAAGTTCTATTGATTTGCATAGATCTTCTTACTGTCGAAAATCCACCAACACCATTATCTAGCGGTGCCATGTCTTTTGAGGTGTGCACGCCAAAGATCTCTCTATCTCTATCGACCATTGGACTTTCGGATCTTGAGATGTTTAACAAGTAGACACCACTGAAAATAATTAGAAAACCAATCAACAATGAAATAATGTCCACTGCAGACGATGTGTTGAACCCTTTGAACAATATAAACGAAGCAGCCAAAGTAAAAGTGGTGAATGTGACATAGTATAATGGATTCACAATTGACGTATCAAACTGGTCCAATGCcttattgaaataattcATTTGCGTGACAATGCACAatgcaacaacaatcaaaaacaaGTATGTTGAAACGTGTGTAAACTGGTTGTTCCCACCCAAAGTCAATTTAAGAGCAATTCCAAAAGCTTTAATTGACATAACTGAAATAGACCCGACAGAAGAACAGATTGATAAGTAAATCATCGGATTTGTATTTCCATATTTGGGCACAATCTTGTAGATCATAAATAAGGAGTAAAGTGTAACAACTGTACAGTAGAACATAAACCCTGGCTGAGTAGCATATCCCAAAATCTCGTCCACAGTTTGAACTTCCTTATCCGGTGGAGCATGcaaaataatgatgacCGACCCCATTAGACAAATAGCACAACCCATCTTACCCAAGGTTCCtaatctttcttttaaaaatattgcTGCCAAAACAGCACCGATGATGACAGATAAGGCCCCCAATGGTGTAACCAAAATAGCAGGCGCAAATGTGTATGCAGCGAAATTAGCAATTTCTCCAATGGCCATGGTGATCATACCTCCCCACCAAATTGGGTTTTGAAGGTA
Coding sequences within it:
- a CDS encoding uncharacterized protein (Protein with a predicted magnesium transporter domain; mutants are viable), giving the protein MEDKYIGLALAMSSSLAIGTSFIITKKGLMDASARTGGTDGVQASDYLQNPIWWGGMITMAIGEIANFAAYTFAPAILVTPLGALSVIIGAVLAAIFLKERLGTLGKMGCAICLMGSVIIILHAPPDKEVQTVDEILGYATQPGFMFYCTVVTLYSLFMIYKIVPKYGNTNPMIYLSICSSVGSISVMSIKAFGIALKLTLGGNNQFTHVSTYLFLIVVALCIVTQMNYFNKALDQFDTSIVNPLYYVTFTTFTLAASFILFKGFNTSSAVDIISLLIGFLIIFSGVYLLNISRSESPMVDRDREIFGVHTSKDMAPLDNGVGGFSTVRRSMQINRTSEYDNEESVGLRRFDSFEIDSGDEDTRNYRH